The genomic DNA ATATTCGAACATAATCCTCATCCGATCGTTTTGTATAATTATGAATGCGAAAGTGTTTTGGATCTAAACCAAGAAACTGAACGTATTTATGGTTATGATAGGGAAGAATTACTTCATATGAAATTTTCGGATCTGTTTATTGGAACTTCTTCCGGAGAGCGTAGGCAGTATTTAGCTCTTCATAACGGTAAAAATATTCCGGAAACACATGTGCATAGATCCAAGGAAGGAACACCGCTCCTAATGGAGATTACTTCTTATAGATTCAGATTAGAAGGAAAAGAAGTGGTCCTTGCAATCTTAGTGGATATGACTAAATGGAAACAGTCCGAAGATAATTTAATACAATCATTGAGAGATAAAGAAGCTCTTCTCCAGGAAATCCATCATAGAGTAAAAAACAATCTCCAGATCATGGCGAGCCTTCTAAACCTCCAAGCGAATTACGCAAAGAACAAAGAAGTAACTCGAGAACTTAGGGATACCGAAAGTAGGATCTATTCCATGTCTCTAGTTCATAACGAACTTTATAATTCTAAAAATCTGGCAGAGATCGGCCTAGGTTCTTATGTGGATAAATTATTGGATAATCTTTGGAATGTTTATGGAATAGGTGCAGAGATCGGAAGAGTAGTAGATGTAGGAAATTTAAGTTTGGCGGTGGAGAAAGCACTTCCGATCGGAATGATGATCAATGAGATCGCTACAAATTCAATTAAGTATGCTTATTCAGAAAAGAAAAAGGGTCAGTTCTATATAAAAGCAAAATCCGGAAATGGGATATTTCATTTAGAGGTCGGGGACGATGGAAAGGGGATCCCGGATTATCCTCAGATTGAAGCCAAAGAAACCTTAGGTTTACAACTGATCCGGATCTTATCCAAACAGTTGAAGGCAAAATTGGACATCAATACTTCGGCTCCAGGAACCCGATTCCAAATAGAGTTCTCGTATTAAGCGGCTAGCAACTTTTTGAATTCGGAAATACAAGATTTGCAGGCTTCGGAACATGCCTTACATTCTTCGTGATGGTCTGCGTGTTTATCACATTGAACTGCACATCTTTCGCAAGACTCCAAACAGATGGACGCTAATTTTTTAGTAGAAGCAGAACCTAATGAAGACAATACAACGAATGCGTCGCAAAGTGCCACTGTCTCTTCTACAGATCTAAGGCAATCCGCCATTTCCTTATGACCTTCTGCCAACATGTCCACACACATATTGATACAAACTCTGCCTTTTAAAATGCAAGCAGAGGAGGCTTCAATCGCGGAACCAGGCACGGAAATTTTGTCGGCCTTCTTCTTTTTAGAAGTTTTTTTATCTCCGTGGTCATGCCCTAAAACGGAGGAGCTTGCAAGTAGAGCCATGGTAGTTGCACCCAGGCCAAGGATTTGTTTTCTAGATATTTTCTGTTCCAAAGGAACCTCCCTCGGTGCTCTAAATTATTCCAGAATCCGCTTTTCGTCGCCTGAAAATAGGTTGAAAACCCTAAAAAAACCGCTTTCTTTTCGGAACTTTTAGAAAAGGTTTGGAAAATTCTTCCAGCTAAGTTGCTCTAATTGAAAAGACTCGTCGGATGAATTAAGCCAGTTAAAATGTTCGGACCCACGAAAGAAAAAAGCGAATCATCCGCGACGATTGGCGAATCGGACAAAATTCTCATTCTGGACGATGCACCTGAAAACTGCCAGCTCGTAGAAAGGATCCTTAAAAAAGCAGGATACGGGGATGTGATTTCCACCCAATCTCCCGAAACCGCCTTGGAATGGTTAGGCCTACAAGGAAACCCTGAAAACAAAAAAGATATTTCACTTTTACTTTTGGACATTCTTCTACCTGGAGGAATGAACGGTTTGGACATTCTTCGTACCTTAAGTTCTAAGGAAGAATTTTCGGACTTACCTGTTATTATCATCACTGCAATCCATGATACACAAACCTTGGAGTCCGCTTTTGAATTAGGTGCAATCGATTACGTTACAAAACCTTTTGATGCTCATGAATTAAGAGCAAGGGTTCGATCTACTTTAAGACTTCGTCATGAGATGCTCCAAAGAAAACAAAGAGAAAGAGACCTAGAAGAGATTACGGACAAACTTTCGGAAGCGTATCAAACTTTGCTTAGAGTCTCTAGAACAGACGGTCTGTCCGGAATTTGGAATAGAAGATTTTTCGACGAGATCTTAGAAGTAGAATGGAAGAGAGCATGTCGTTCCGAAAAACCGATCTCTTTACTTTTATTAGATATAGATTTTTTCAAAAAGTATAATGATACATACGGTCACCAAGCTGGGGATGAATGTATCCGTCAGGTTGCAGGTGTTTTAAAAAATACTGCAAGAAGAGCAGGGGATTTTCCCGCTCGTTATGGTGGAGAAGAGTTTGCGGTGATCTTGCCTGAAACCGATTCGGAGAAAGCGATGATCGTGGCGGAGAATATCCGAACTCGCGTCCAAGAACTAAAGATCTCTCATGAAGCTTCCCAAACTTCCGAATTTGTTTCCGTGAGTATCGGGATCAGCACTCGTATGTCCGGAAAAGATAAAGAAAGCAAAAAGTTTTTGGAAGAAGCAGACAAGGCACTCTATAAATCCAAAGAAGATGGAAGAAATAGAAGCACTGTCTTCAAAGATTAAACCATTGGGCTTAGGACCAACCGGGGTCTTATTTCATCTTTTTTTCTTAGATTGTAACGAATCTTCTTCATTTTTTTCCTAAAATTGGAAATTTGTTTGCATCGCACTAAGTCTTATAACTTAATAAACGATATATAGAGATAGAAATGGCTATATTGGATAAA from Leptospira selangorensis includes the following:
- a CDS encoding histidine kinase dimerization/phosphoacceptor domain -containing protein, which produces MNARVVSVRVKQILVVEDNEDDSRLFEIFLKEADPSGVRLKHSPTVADALEVLKDHGEEIDCILLDLTLPDSFGLDGFEAIKKSHPKIPIVICSGTQDETVAMEALQSGGQDYLIKGKFDSHLLFRSILYAIERQDMLSKLEEQAFLIKENEKRYRLIFEHNPHPIVLYNYECESVLDLNQETERIYGYDREELLHMKFSDLFIGTSSGERRQYLALHNGKNIPETHVHRSKEGTPLLMEITSYRFRLEGKEVVLAILVDMTKWKQSEDNLIQSLRDKEALLQEIHHRVKNNLQIMASLLNLQANYAKNKEVTRELRDTESRIYSMSLVHNELYNSKNLAEIGLGSYVDKLLDNLWNVYGIGAEIGRVVDVGNLSLAVEKALPIGMMINEIATNSIKYAYSEKKKGQFYIKAKSGNGIFHLEVGDDGKGIPDYPQIEAKETLGLQLIRILSKQLKAKLDINTSAPGTRFQIEFSY
- a CDS encoding four-helix bundle copper-binding protein codes for the protein MEQKISRKQILGLGATTMALLASSSVLGHDHGDKKTSKKKKADKISVPGSAIEASSACILKGRVCINMCVDMLAEGHKEMADCLRSVEETVALCDAFVVLSSLGSASTKKLASICLESCERCAVQCDKHADHHEECKACSEACKSCISEFKKLLAA
- a CDS encoding GGDEF domain-containing response regulator, with product MFGPTKEKSESSATIGESDKILILDDAPENCQLVERILKKAGYGDVISTQSPETALEWLGLQGNPENKKDISLLLLDILLPGGMNGLDILRTLSSKEEFSDLPVIIITAIHDTQTLESAFELGAIDYVTKPFDAHELRARVRSTLRLRHEMLQRKQRERDLEEITDKLSEAYQTLLRVSRTDGLSGIWNRRFFDEILEVEWKRACRSEKPISLLLLDIDFFKKYNDTYGHQAGDECIRQVAGVLKNTARRAGDFPARYGGEEFAVILPETDSEKAMIVAENIRTRVQELKISHEASQTSEFVSVSIGISTRMSGKDKESKKFLEEADKALYKSKEDGRNRSTVFKD